The DNA region AATTGACGGAAAACCACAGCCTACTGCACCTTTCCAATTAAAATGGGTAACCATTTGGGCAATTACATCGGCTACATCGTCAGGTTTAGCACCTTTTGGAGTGGGAATACGGTGTTTTTCAGAAACAAGCTCCCCGTTTTCAATATTTACGATGGCTCCTTTAATTCCCGTACCACCTACATCAATACCTAATATTTCCATTATTGTTGTTTTGGTTTTTAAAAGGTTATAAAATTGCTAATAATTGTTGGAATACACAAACCTTGCATCAATTGGTTTTATTAAATTTGAACATGGAAATCGTTTTTGCCACACATAACCTCAATAAATTAAAAGAAGTACAACAGTTAATGCCCCGTAACATAAAGTTGTTAAGTCTTGCGAATATTAACTGTAACGAAGAAATTTTAGAGACTGCTGACACTTTGTTGGGTAATGCACAAATCAAAGCCAACCATGTAACGCAAACCTATGGCTATGATTGCTTTGCCGACGATACCGGATTGGAAGTTAATGCCTTAGGCGGCGAACCTGGAGTATATTCCGCACGATATGCAGGCCCGGATAATAATGCCATTGCGAATATGACCAAGTTGTTAGAAAACTTAAAAGGTAAAAAAGACAGAACCGCTCAGTTTAAAACGGTTATCGTACTAAATTTAAACGGAAAGCAACAAGTTTTTGAAGGTATTTGTAAAGGTGAAATTCTAACAACCCAACAGGGTAATGCGGGATTTGGCTATGACCCCATTTTTAAACCTGAGGGATTTGACAAATCGTTTGCCGAAATGACCTTGGAAGAAAAAGGTGCAATTAGCCATAGGGGTAAGGCGATAACCCAATTAGTAAGGTTTTTGGAGTAACATTATAAGTCAACTTTTGTTGGAACTAGTACTTTATTTTCGTTTTTGCTTTCATTTCTGGAATAGTATTTTCAATTAATAGTTTTCTGTGAGCGTCTGAATCCGCAACAAATTGATATTTAAATTGTTTATTACGATATAAGAATTCCACGAAGTTATCTCCCCCATAACTTCGGTTGGGGTCTCCATCAGATATTAGGTTAATTGACTTTCCCTTATAGTCATAAACATTAAATTTTAGATTTTTAATTTCAGAAAGGTCATATCTTCTTGCATTATTTATAGTTATTTCGTCCTTGCTAAAAGTTATAAATCCTTTTATGATTCGATTATTCCCGTTGTAATCAACTAGACCATAAACATAGCCAATTCCAACGCATATAAAAAGTCCGAAAATTACATAATTGACCAATTGTAAATCCTCAAGATTTATGTCCGTATAATTTTTAAAAATCAAACTAATAATTAGGAAAATACCTAGTCCACCCATCCCAATCCAGTAGAATTTTTCAGAAATAGCAATGTCAAACTTATTTGTTTTTTCGTCTAAAACTAAGTCAAATGCTACTTTCTTCATATTGAGGCCTACTAATATAACGAATTGGGTATATTTTTAATATTTACTTATATATCACCAAATGCTCAATAAAAAACTCCATCATTCTATCCGTATTTACGCGGGTATGGCCCTTGTCTGGGCCAATTTGCACTTCATGGCTTTTTCCCGCTTTTTGTAGAGCCTGGATCAATTGTAATGAATTTGAAGGGTGCACATTGTTGTCGCTTGTCCCAAAAAAGATCATCAATTCGCCTTTTAGGTTAGGGGCATAGGTCATTAAACTGGCAGCATCGTAACCTGCTTTGTTGTCTTCAAGTGTATTCATAAAACGTTCGGTGTAAATATTGTCATAATTACGCCAGTCCGTTACCGCTGAGTTGGCTACCGCCGCGTGATAAACATCAGGGAAACGTAATAAACTTGCAGCTGCCGTAGTACCTCCATATGAAGTACCAAAAACGCCAACATTGTTCTTGTCAAAATAAGGTCTGTCGTATAATGACTTTATGCCTTCGGCAAAATCATCTTGTTCTACAATGGTCAGGTTACCATATAATTGATCTAGCAATCTTTTACCGCGACCTCGTACATTTCTACCATCTATATTGGCAACTAAAAATCCGTATTCAGTCAAAGGATCTGGTGTTCTAAACGTTTCACGGAATGCATTGGTAGCTGGGCCACCGTAATTACTCAACAGTAATGGGTATTTTTTGTTAGGATCAAAGTTTGATGGAAAGTGTAGCATGCCATGTAATTGGGTTTTGCCGTCGGCAGAAGTAAAGGTAAATACTTCTACTTTTTTAAGTCCCAGTTCCTCAAATTTGGTCATATCGCTTTCGTACAATTTCTTAATCACTTTCCCTCTTGAATTTAACAAATTGGTAACAGGTGGACTATTATGTGTTTGAGCAACATCAACAATATATTTACCATTGGGCGAAATACTAACTTTGTGATTATAAGCAGGGTCGGTCAATCGCACATCGCCTTTTCCATTTAATTTTACCTTGTGTAATTGTATTTTCATATGATTATCGCCGCTTCTTGCCATATAATACAAGATCCCTTTCTTTTCATTTACATCAACAATATTTGCAACTTCAAAATTATGGTTAGTCAAGGTTTTTAAAAGTTTTCCGCTAAAATCATAGAGATAATAGTTGTTAAATCCGCTACGTTCAGACGCCCAAATAAATCGCTTTCCATCTTCTAAAATTTTCATTTCAGGAGAATTTTTCGTAAAACTAGGCAACCATTGTTCACGTACTATGGTACGGCTTTTACCCGTAATAGGATCTGCCGCTCTTAGTTCCATTGTGTTTTGCTTTCTATTGGTACTGTGGTAAATAAGCTCCTTACCATTGGGCGACCAAAAGATATTATATAAATACGTGCCTAAATCACCATCGTTATAGGGTTTTCCTTCACGGGTATCAAGTGTAATCATTTTTTTGGTGGCTAAATCGTATAACATCAAATCAACTGGTAAATTTTTCGCACCTACTTTAGGATAGGCTTCTATTTCGACAGAATCTTGAATTTTAGTTTGATTATACAACACATAATACTTTTTAGCTTCTTTTTCATCAAATCTATAAAACGCTATTTTTTTACTATCAGGAGACCACCACATAGCAGTGTTTTGGCCTAGTTCCTCACCATAAACCCAAGTGGCAATTCCATATTTAATCTGATTTTCATCATTACCTTCTGTAGTTATGGCTAAGACATTATTTCCATCAGCATCACTTAAATACATATTTCTGTCTTTGGTAAATGCCTTTAATTTTCCATCAGGAGAATCTGCCGAAGCATATTGTCTACCGCGTTGTGGTCTGTTTGCTCGCATTGCTCGATAGTCTGGGTAAACGGCATCACCAATTTCATTTTTTTCATAGATCAGTACATCATATAAAAATCGTTTACCATCTCTATTATACTCAAAAGAGTTACTGTTTGGGTGCCATTTTGCTTGTATAGCACCACTTTTTACTGAACCTCTAATTTGAGGTGCAATTTCAGTATACCGCTCATAGCCAGGCATTTTTTTGAGTTTATCTTGAGCAAAAGAAAAGCTAATGCTTAAGACTAGTACAACCGATAATAGATTTTTGAAAGATGCTGATGAATTCATAAAAGAAAAGATTATTCGAATTAAACTTAATGAATGTAAAAATAACCAAATTTTTATTGCAGTTCCGTAAAATAAATACAAAAATCATTTCCATATATTTTTAGTATTTTTACCATTACTAACCTAAAAACCAACCAAATGATGAAAAAACGAGTTCACTATTTATTTTTTTTAACTTTCTGCATACTGGGAAGTATTTCTTTACAAGCACAAGAAAAAGAAGACACTACACTTAAAGAATTACAAGAAATCGCCTTAATCGATCAAAAGGTAATGATGCCCATGCGTGATGGTATTCGTTTGGCAACAGATATTTATCGTCCAAAGGGGGATGGAAAATACCCCATCATTTTTTCTAGAACTCCGTATAACTTTAACTCATGGGGTGATGGAAAAGAGAGAACAGGTACTGCACGAAGAGCTTTACAAGCTGTAAAAAAGGGTTATGCCTATGTAGTTCAAAATGAAAGAGGAAGGTACTTTTCTGAAGGTGAATGGGATATTTTAGGTGTACCCTTAACCGATGGTTATGATGCTTTTAGTTGGATGAAAGATCAAGAATGGTCAAATGGTAAAATAGGCACCTTGGGCTGTTCTTCAACCGCAGAATGGCAAATGGCAGTTGCGGCGTTAGATCACCCTTCGCATGCTGCTATGGTACCACAAGGTTATGGGGCTGGTGTTGGTAAAGTTGGACCATTTAATGAACAAGGAAACTGGTACAGAGGCGGAGCGGAACAAATGCTATTTTTCTCTTGGTTATATGGTGTAGAACATGATAAGTTTAAACCTAGAATTCCGGCAGGAGCTACGCAAGAGGATTTAATTCGGATTTCTCGTTTTTACGATTTGGCACCAGAAAACCCTAGAGTTGATATGGCTGAAGCCTTAAAACATTTACCTATTCAAGATATTCTTAAAAATATAAATGGCAAAAAAGAGATTTATGATAAAATGATTAGGAGAACACCTAATCATCCAGATTGGGCCAAGGGCGGTATCTATCAAGCCGATGATAAATTTGGTGTACCCAGTTTTTGGTTTGCCTCTTGGTATGATGTTTCAATTGGACCAAACGTAGCATTATTTAACCATGTAAGAGAACACGGAAAGGATGCTGAAGTTAGAGATAATCAATATTTGGTAATAGCACCGACTTTACATTGTGGCTACACTAGAGCTAAAGAAAATACAATCGTTGGTGAACGTTCTGTAGGCGATGCTCGATTAAACTACGAAGAGCAAATTTATGCTTGGTTTGATTTATGGTTAAAAGGAGAAAAAAATGATTTCAAAGAAAAAACACCTCGCGTACAATATTATACTATGGGAAGCAACAAATGGCAGTCTTCTGAATCATTTCCTCCAAAAGGAGCCAAGATGTTTACTTATTACCTAAATAGTGGCGGTAAGGCGAATACATTGAATGGTGATGGAGTTTTGTCCACAAGAAGACCAAAGTCTAAAGACAACCCTGATGCTTTTACTTACGACCCAATGAATCCTGTTACTTCATATGGTGGCAATGTATGTTGTACTGGTAATGCTATTAAAGGCGGTGCTTTTGACCAACGTGAAATGGAAAAAAGAGATGATATTTTAGTCTATACTTCGGAGCCACTAAAAAAAGGAATAGAGGTTAGTGGGTTTATTGAATCAACGCTATATGTATCTTCTGATGCTAAGGATACTGATTTCACCATTAAAATTATTGATGTTTACCCAGATGGTACAGCTTATAATTTGGATGAAACCATTCAACGAGCTAGGTATAGAGAAGGTTATGACAAAGAGGTCTTTATGGAAGATGGAAAAGTATATAAAGTGAAATTAAGCCCCATGACTACAAGTAATTATTTTGAAAAAGGACACAGA from Aureibaculum sp. 2308TA14-22 includes:
- a CDS encoding S9 family peptidase → MNSSASFKNLLSVVLVLSISFSFAQDKLKKMPGYERYTEIAPQIRGSVKSGAIQAKWHPNSNSFEYNRDGKRFLYDVLIYEKNEIGDAVYPDYRAMRANRPQRGRQYASADSPDGKLKAFTKDRNMYLSDADGNNVLAITTEGNDENQIKYGIATWVYGEELGQNTAMWWSPDSKKIAFYRFDEKEAKKYYVLYNQTKIQDSVEIEAYPKVGAKNLPVDLMLYDLATKKMITLDTREGKPYNDGDLGTYLYNIFWSPNGKELIYHSTNRKQNTMELRAADPITGKSRTIVREQWLPSFTKNSPEMKILEDGKRFIWASERSGFNNYYLYDFSGKLLKTLTNHNFEVANIVDVNEKKGILYYMARSGDNHMKIQLHKVKLNGKGDVRLTDPAYNHKVSISPNGKYIVDVAQTHNSPPVTNLLNSRGKVIKKLYESDMTKFEELGLKKVEVFTFTSADGKTQLHGMLHFPSNFDPNKKYPLLLSNYGGPATNAFRETFRTPDPLTEYGFLVANIDGRNVRGRGKRLLDQLYGNLTIVEQDDFAEGIKSLYDRPYFDKNNVGVFGTSYGGTTAAASLLRFPDVYHAAVANSAVTDWRNYDNIYTERFMNTLEDNKAGYDAASLMTYAPNLKGELMIFFGTSDNNVHPSNSLQLIQALQKAGKSHEVQIGPDKGHTRVNTDRMMEFFIEHLVIYK
- a CDS encoding non-canonical purine NTP diphosphatase translates to MEIVFATHNLNKLKEVQQLMPRNIKLLSLANINCNEEILETADTLLGNAQIKANHVTQTYGYDCFADDTGLEVNALGGEPGVYSARYAGPDNNAIANMTKLLENLKGKKDRTAQFKTVIVLNLNGKQQVFEGICKGEILTTQQGNAGFGYDPIFKPEGFDKSFAEMTLEEKGAISHRGKAITQLVRFLE
- a CDS encoding CocE/NonD family hydrolase — its product is MMKKRVHYLFFLTFCILGSISLQAQEKEDTTLKELQEIALIDQKVMMPMRDGIRLATDIYRPKGDGKYPIIFSRTPYNFNSWGDGKERTGTARRALQAVKKGYAYVVQNERGRYFSEGEWDILGVPLTDGYDAFSWMKDQEWSNGKIGTLGCSSTAEWQMAVAALDHPSHAAMVPQGYGAGVGKVGPFNEQGNWYRGGAEQMLFFSWLYGVEHDKFKPRIPAGATQEDLIRISRFYDLAPENPRVDMAEALKHLPIQDILKNINGKKEIYDKMIRRTPNHPDWAKGGIYQADDKFGVPSFWFASWYDVSIGPNVALFNHVREHGKDAEVRDNQYLVIAPTLHCGYTRAKENTIVGERSVGDARLNYEEQIYAWFDLWLKGEKNDFKEKTPRVQYYTMGSNKWQSSESFPPKGAKMFTYYLNSGGKANTLNGDGVLSTRRPKSKDNPDAFTYDPMNPVTSYGGNVCCTGNAIKGGAFDQREMEKRDDILVYTSEPLKKGIEVSGFIESTLYVSSDAKDTDFTIKIIDVYPDGTAYNLDETIQRARYREGYDKEVFMEDGKVYKVKLSPMTTSNYFEKGHRIRIEVSSSNFPRFARNLNTGGKNYDESEGVVAHNKIHHSRQYPSHIKIPIVLK